From the Pectobacterium carotovorum genome, one window contains:
- a CDS encoding spore coat U domain-containing protein produces the protein MLTTIPTIQHVFPTNRRSARWLRLAFLLVALYYAPFSDAACTTPPSNTTLGPYGSSVVGVNGTPQVVASGSGFRCTGSLLSLASTNTIIATIQSDSNPSGTTMRMRRGTSSDYVPYSLCMDSGCGTLYNIGSTYTWSRTTFLDILGLFNSTDGTMPVYIRTSIGNNVSAGTYTDTVTIKWDYELCSLGALGLCVYERGSTTSTLNITMNITNDCQITSAPNVSFGIAAFPADFAAVSNSLGVRCTLLGAYTVKLVSTHPDDANWRRMTATVGGTPYYLQYQLYRTGNIAWTENSDYSGTGTGITQSIPYTARINASQASKPEGSYKDTVTINVTIN, from the coding sequence ATGCTGACCACGATACCGACAATCCAGCACGTCTTCCCCACCAATCGGCGATCCGCCCGCTGGTTGCGTCTGGCTTTCCTGCTGGTGGCGCTGTATTACGCCCCCTTTAGCGACGCCGCCTGTACCACGCCCCCCAGCAACACGACGCTGGGGCCTTATGGTTCTTCCGTTGTCGGCGTTAACGGTACGCCACAGGTCGTGGCATCGGGGAGTGGATTTCGCTGCACGGGGAGTCTATTGAGCTTAGCCAGCACCAATACCATCATTGCGACGATACAGAGTGACAGCAACCCCAGCGGCACCACTATGCGGATGCGCAGAGGAACAAGCTCAGATTACGTGCCCTACAGCCTGTGTATGGATTCTGGCTGCGGTACACTCTATAACATCGGTTCAACCTATACCTGGAGCCGGACGACCTTTCTGGACATATTAGGCCTGTTCAATTCCACTGACGGCACGATGCCGGTCTATATCCGTACCAGTATCGGCAATAACGTTTCTGCCGGAACCTATACCGATACGGTAACCATCAAATGGGATTATGAACTTTGTTCGCTGGGGGCACTCGGTCTTTGTGTTTACGAAAGAGGCTCAACCACTTCAACCCTCAATATCACCATGAATATCACCAATGATTGCCAGATCACCAGTGCGCCGAATGTCAGTTTTGGTATTGCGGCGTTTCCCGCCGATTTCGCGGCAGTCAGCAATAGCCTCGGGGTGCGCTGTACGCTGCTGGGCGCATATACCGTCAAGCTCGTCAGTACGCATCCCGACGATGCCAACTGGCGCAGAATGACGGCCACCGTCGGCGGCACCCCTTACTACCTGCAATATCAGCTCTATCGCACCGGGAATATCGCCTGGACCGAAAACAGCGATTACAGCGGGACGGGCACGGGGATTACGCAGAGTATCCCGTACACCGCTCGCATTAACGCCAGTCAGGCCAGCAAGCCAGAAGGCTCGTATAAAGATACCGTCACGATTAACGTCACGATCAACTAG
- the fadJ gene encoding fatty acid oxidation complex subunit alpha FadJ has protein sequence MNDQQPFPTVTESPSAFSLTIRPDNIGVIGIDVPGEKVNTLKSEFAEQILSVFEQARQHATLRGLILISAKPDSFIAGADITMLNQCSSAEQAENLARQGQETFDQIAALPFPVVAAIHGACLGGGLELALACDYRVCSLDEKTVLGLPEVQLGLLPGSGGTQRLPRLIGLDSALDLILTGRHLRASQALRQGLVDEAVPHDILLETAVEILKKGKRKAEPLGWRSRLLSSPGIRHVLFKMVKRKTRAKTHGNYPATEKIIQVVRRGVEKGREEGYRQEARAFGKLVMTPESAALRHLFFASNALKKTTGAASDARPIHHVGILGGGLMGGGIASVTATRGQLPVRIKDINEQGINHALKYNWQLLTKRVQRKRMKPTERQRLMTLISGSTDYRGFEHADIVIEAVFEDLALKRQMVAEIEDHAAPHTIFASNTSSLPIHQIAEGARRPQQVIGLHYFSPVDKMPLVEVIPHAHTSAETVATTVALARKQGKTAIVVGDSAGFYVNRILAPYINEAAYCLLEGEPIESIDYALVRFGFPVGPLALLDEVGIDVATKIVPVLSEELGKRFTSPPAFDAILKDGRKGRKNGKGFYRYNKTRRFWHSGREVDSSIYPLLDVTSKAHIDPALISQRAVMMMLNEAARCLDEGVIQCARDGDIGAVFGIGFPPFLGGPFHYMDRLGVETVVKTLLVLQQQYGDRFAPCERLLAMREGRRTFYPPTNEDLRTS, from the coding sequence ATGAACGATCAACAGCCTTTCCCTACAGTAACGGAAAGCCCCTCTGCCTTTTCCCTCACTATTCGGCCGGACAATATCGGTGTGATCGGCATTGATGTGCCCGGCGAGAAGGTGAACACGCTAAAAAGCGAATTTGCGGAACAAATTCTTTCGGTTTTCGAGCAGGCACGACAGCATGCAACGCTTAGAGGGCTGATTCTGATTTCTGCTAAACCTGACTCGTTTATCGCCGGTGCCGATATCACCATGTTGAACCAGTGCAGCAGCGCTGAACAGGCAGAAAATTTGGCGAGGCAAGGGCAGGAAACATTCGATCAGATTGCTGCGCTGCCGTTCCCCGTGGTAGCTGCGATCCACGGTGCCTGTCTGGGCGGTGGGCTGGAGCTGGCATTAGCCTGCGACTATCGTGTTTGCTCGCTGGATGAAAAGACGGTGCTGGGGCTACCGGAAGTGCAGCTTGGGCTCCTTCCCGGTTCGGGCGGAACGCAGCGCTTGCCACGGCTGATTGGCCTGGATAGCGCGCTGGATCTCATTCTGACCGGTCGCCATCTCCGCGCGAGTCAGGCGCTACGTCAGGGGCTGGTGGATGAAGCCGTCCCGCACGATATCCTGCTGGAGACGGCGGTAGAGATCCTCAAAAAAGGAAAACGTAAAGCCGAGCCGCTGGGCTGGCGTTCGCGCCTGCTGAGCAGCCCGGGCATTCGCCATGTGCTTTTCAAGATGGTGAAGCGCAAGACCCGCGCGAAAACACACGGCAACTATCCGGCCACGGAAAAGATTATTCAGGTCGTGCGCCGGGGAGTGGAAAAGGGCCGTGAAGAAGGATACCGCCAGGAGGCGCGAGCGTTTGGCAAGTTGGTAATGACACCGGAATCTGCCGCGCTGCGCCACCTGTTCTTTGCTTCCAACGCGTTAAAGAAAACCACCGGTGCGGCCTCTGACGCTAGGCCAATTCACCACGTCGGCATTCTTGGCGGCGGGTTGATGGGGGGAGGGATCGCCAGTGTGACGGCGACGCGCGGGCAGTTGCCGGTGCGTATTAAAGATATCAATGAGCAGGGCATCAACCATGCTCTGAAATACAACTGGCAACTGCTGACCAAGCGCGTCCAGCGTAAACGGATGAAGCCGACGGAGCGTCAGCGGTTGATGACGTTGATTTCCGGCAGTACGGACTATCGCGGGTTTGAACATGCGGATATCGTCATTGAGGCCGTCTTTGAAGATCTGGCGCTGAAGCGGCAAATGGTGGCGGAGATTGAAGATCACGCCGCGCCGCATACGATATTCGCGTCAAACACCTCATCGCTGCCAATCCACCAGATTGCGGAGGGCGCGCGTCGTCCGCAGCAGGTTATTGGCCTGCACTATTTTAGTCCGGTGGACAAAATGCCGCTGGTTGAGGTGATTCCTCACGCTCACACGAGCGCAGAGACGGTTGCAACGACGGTTGCTTTGGCGAGAAAGCAGGGGAAAACCGCGATCGTCGTGGGCGACAGCGCCGGTTTTTATGTGAACCGCATATTGGCGCCTTATATCAACGAAGCGGCTTATTGTCTGCTGGAAGGGGAGCCGATTGAATCGATTGACTATGCGCTGGTGCGTTTTGGTTTCCCCGTCGGCCCGCTTGCGCTGCTTGATGAAGTGGGCATCGATGTTGCGACCAAAATTGTGCCGGTGTTAAGCGAAGAACTGGGTAAACGTTTCACGTCCCCGCCCGCGTTTGATGCGATACTGAAAGACGGACGCAAAGGGCGCAAGAATGGGAAAGGGTTCTATCGATACAACAAAACGCGCCGTTTCTGGCACTCGGGGAGAGAGGTGGATAGCTCGATTTATCCGCTGTTGGATGTGACATCGAAGGCCCATATCGACCCCGCGCTCATCAGCCAGCGCGCCGTAATGATGATGCTGAACGAAGCGGCGCGTTGTCTGGATGAAGGTGTGATCCAATGTGCGCGCGATGGTGATATCGGTGCCGTATTCGGTATCGGTTTCCCCCCTTTCCTCGGCGGGCCATTTCACTACATGGATCGTCTGGGCGTCGAGACGGTTGTAAAAACGCTGCTGGTGCTGCAACAGCAGTATGGCGATCGGTTCGCACCCTGTGAACGCTTGCTCGCGATGCGGGAAGGTCGGCGGACATTTTACCCACCAACCAATGAAGACCTTCGCACTAGTTGA
- the fadI gene encoding acetyl-CoA C-acyltransferase FadI has protein sequence MSEVLPLITRRGDRIAFVSGLRTPFARQATAYHGVPALELGKLVTSELLVRTGIDPELIELLVFGQVVQMPEAPNIAREIVLGTGMSVHTDAYSVSRACATSFQAVANVAESIMAGTVEVGIAGGADSSSVLPIGVSKALARTLVDMNKARTLGQKLKLLSGLRPKDLLPVAPAVAEYSTGLRMGDTAEQMAKTYGITREEQDELAHRSHRLAAQAWESGVLRDEVMTAYVPPYEKALSEDNNVRHDSALEQYSRLRPAFDRRHGSVTAANSTPLTDGAAAVLMMSESKAKSLGLTPLGYLRSYAFSAIGVQRDMLLGPAYASPLALARAGVALADLTLIDMHEAFAAQTLANLKLFASDEFARNQLGRNAALGEVDRAKFNVLGGSIAYGHPFAATGARMITQTLNELRRRGGGLGLTTACAAGGLGAAMVLEVTP, from the coding sequence ATGAGTGAGGTATTACCTCTGATAACCCGCCGTGGCGATCGCATTGCGTTCGTGAGCGGATTACGCACCCCATTTGCCCGGCAGGCAACGGCCTATCATGGCGTACCTGCCCTCGAATTAGGGAAGCTCGTCACCAGCGAATTATTGGTTCGCACGGGTATCGATCCTGAGCTGATCGAGCTATTGGTGTTTGGACAGGTGGTCCAAATGCCCGAAGCGCCGAATATCGCCAGAGAGATCGTGCTCGGCACGGGAATGAGCGTACATACCGATGCCTATAGCGTGTCGCGTGCCTGCGCGACCAGTTTTCAGGCGGTTGCCAACGTGGCAGAAAGTATTATGGCGGGTACGGTCGAAGTCGGTATTGCCGGTGGCGCGGATTCCTCTTCCGTGCTGCCTATTGGTGTCAGCAAAGCGTTGGCCAGAACGCTGGTGGATATGAACAAAGCCAGAACGCTGGGCCAGAAGTTGAAACTGTTAAGCGGCCTACGCCCGAAAGACCTGCTGCCGGTTGCACCCGCCGTGGCGGAGTATTCCACCGGATTGCGCATGGGCGATACCGCGGAACAGATGGCAAAAACCTACGGTATCACGCGTGAAGAGCAGGATGAGTTGGCGCACCGTTCGCACAGGCTGGCGGCACAGGCCTGGGAATCTGGCGTGCTGCGCGATGAAGTGATGACGGCTTACGTCCCGCCTTATGAGAAGGCGCTGAGTGAAGATAACAATGTGCGCCATGATTCCGCACTGGAGCAGTATTCCCGTTTACGCCCGGCGTTTGACCGTCGGCACGGTTCGGTCACGGCGGCCAACAGTACGCCGTTGACGGATGGCGCAGCGGCCGTGTTGATGATGAGTGAATCCAAGGCCAAAAGTCTGGGGCTTACGCCGCTAGGCTACCTGCGCAGCTATGCGTTCAGCGCCATTGGCGTGCAGCGTGATATGTTGCTGGGGCCGGCCTATGCCTCTCCGCTCGCGCTGGCAAGGGCTGGCGTGGCGCTGGCTGATTTGACGCTCATTGATATGCACGAAGCCTTTGCTGCCCAGACGCTGGCTAACCTCAAACTGTTTGCCAGCGATGAGTTTGCCCGCAATCAACTGGGGAGAAATGCCGCGCTGGGTGAAGTTGATCGGGCCAAGTTCAATGTGTTGGGGGGCTCAATCGCCTATGGGCACCCCTTTGCGGCCACCGGGGCGAGGATGATTACCCAAACGCTGAATGAACTGCGCCGTCGCGGCGGCGGGTTGGGATTAACCACCGCCTGCGCGGCTGGCGGGCTGGGTGCGGCAATGGTACTGGAGGTGACGCCATGA
- a CDS encoding YfcZ/YiiS family protein: MTNVINKCSAEETAACCCVDVGTIMDNTDCTASYSKVFGDRSDAEAALAALTAKARAVESDPCDIVSTLEDIDGGVKLDIGFTFSCQAETMIFQLGLR, encoded by the coding sequence ATGACGAACGTAATCAACAAATGCAGTGCTGAAGAAACCGCAGCCTGCTGCTGTGTCGATGTCGGCACAATCATGGATAACACAGATTGCACAGCGTCTTACAGCAAGGTTTTCGGCGATCGTTCTGACGCGGAAGCGGCGCTGGCCGCCCTGACGGCAAAAGCGCGTGCGGTAGAGTCTGACCCCTGCGACATTGTCAGCACGTTGGAAGACATAGACGGTGGCGTTAAGCTGGACATCGGTTTTACATTCAGTTGCCAGGCTGAAACGATGATTTTCCAGCTCGGCCTGCGTTAA
- the fadL gene encoding long-chain fatty acid transporter FadL, translated as MNQKNLFKQSTIAVAVALFSANVSAAGFQLNEYSSSGLGRAFSGEGAVADNAASGSRNPATMTMFDRPSFSGGVTYINPDIDVQGKNSLAGQNTSAKNIAPHAWVPNLHFIMPLDDQWAIGASATTNYGLATEFNDTYAAGSIGGKTDLLTSNLNLSAAYRLNQHFSFGLGVNAVYADAKIERRAGELAAGGLQPSSELVHMEGKEWGYGWNAGILYEVDENNRFGFTYRSKVKIDFDGDYHSAKPAIAPGLPVGTSGATIPGKLTLNLPEMWEASAYHRVAPKWAVHYSLAYTSWSQFQELKATGNNGQTLFHKDESFRDAYRIALGTTYYHDDNWTFRGGIAFDDSPVPADKRSISIPDQDRFWLSAGTTYAFNKDASVDVGVSYMHGKQVDISEPISDVAGSPRYNFTSKGKAWLYGVNFNYAF; from the coding sequence ATGAACCAGAAAAACCTGTTCAAACAATCCACAATTGCTGTTGCGGTGGCACTGTTTTCAGCAAATGTGTCAGCAGCTGGTTTCCAGCTAAATGAATATTCCTCATCGGGTCTGGGGCGTGCATTTTCTGGTGAAGGTGCCGTAGCCGATAATGCGGCCTCCGGCAGCCGTAACCCCGCGACCATGACCATGTTTGACCGTCCATCCTTCTCCGGTGGCGTCACCTATATCAACCCGGATATCGATGTTCAGGGGAAAAACTCCCTGGCAGGGCAGAATACCAGCGCCAAGAATATCGCGCCGCACGCCTGGGTACCGAACCTGCATTTCATCATGCCACTTGATGATCAGTGGGCGATTGGCGCTTCCGCCACCACCAACTATGGGCTGGCAACGGAATTTAACGATACCTATGCCGCAGGTTCTATCGGTGGAAAAACCGATCTGTTGACATCAAACCTGAACCTGAGCGCCGCTTATCGTCTGAATCAGCATTTCAGCTTTGGTTTAGGTGTTAACGCCGTCTATGCCGATGCGAAAATCGAGCGTCGTGCTGGCGAGCTGGCTGCAGGTGGCTTGCAGCCGTCTTCCGAGTTAGTACACATGGAAGGCAAAGAGTGGGGCTACGGCTGGAACGCCGGTATCCTGTATGAAGTCGACGAAAATAACCGCTTCGGCTTTACCTATCGCTCAAAAGTTAAGATCGATTTTGATGGCGATTACCATAGTGCCAAACCAGCTATCGCTCCAGGCCTGCCTGTTGGGACAAGTGGTGCAACGATCCCTGGCAAGCTGACGCTGAATCTGCCAGAAATGTGGGAAGCATCAGCCTACCATCGCGTAGCACCGAAGTGGGCGGTTCACTACAGTCTGGCCTATACCAGTTGGAGCCAGTTCCAGGAGCTGAAAGCGACGGGCAACAACGGGCAGACTCTGTTCCATAAAGATGAAAGCTTCCGTGATGCTTACCGTATCGCACTCGGCACCACCTACTATCATGACGATAACTGGACGTTCCGCGGCGGTATCGCGTTTGATGATAGCCCGGTACCGGCTGACAAACGTTCTATCTCTATCCCGGATCAGGACCGTTTCTGGCTAAGTGCAGGCACCACCTACGCATTTAATAAAGATGCCTCTGTGGATGTCGGCGTGTCCTACATGCACGGCAAACAAGTTGATATCAGTGAACCTATCTCTGATGTCGCTGGTTCACCACGCTATAACTTTACCTCCAAAGGTAAAGCCTGGTTGTACGGCGTAAACTTCAACTATGCGTTCTAA
- the mqo gene encoding malate dehydrogenase (quinone) produces the protein MKKLLAMFFCLSVVVSAPLAMAEDAKTTEKTTDVVLIGGGIMSSTLGVYLQELQPDWSIDMVERMDNVAEESSNGWNNAGTGHSAFMELNYTPDNPDGPINISKALEITEAFEVSRQFWSYQVKNGVLNNPHSFINSVPHISFVWGDENTAFLKHRYDAMQHSTLYRGMEFSDDPNTIKEWAPLVMEGRDPAQKIAATRMPIGTDVNYGEITRQLVGAMKTKSNFALHLNSEVRDIKRNADNTWSVTYADLKNGEKESVIKAKFVFIGAGGAALPLLQKSGIPEADLYGGFPVGGEFLVTENPEIVKRHMAKVYGKASVGAPPMSVPHLDTRIFDGKPVLLFGPFATFSSKFLKNGSLWDLVGSVTFSNIMPMTHVGLDNFDLVKYLVGQVMMDDDDRFASLQEYFPNAKKEDWRLAIAGQRVQVIKKDDEKGGVLKLGTEIVSSQDGSIAALLGASPGASTAAPIMLSLLEKVFKDKVATPEWQSKLKEIVPSYGQKLDGNIEMTNKIRSYTSSTLGLDYIEVKPE, from the coding sequence ATGAAAAAACTACTTGCTATGTTCTTCTGCCTGAGCGTGGTGGTTAGCGCCCCACTGGCGATGGCTGAAGATGCTAAAACGACAGAGAAGACAACGGATGTGGTACTGATCGGCGGGGGCATTATGAGCTCTACGCTGGGCGTGTATTTACAGGAGCTGCAACCAGATTGGTCTATCGATATGGTTGAGCGCATGGATAACGTGGCGGAAGAGAGCTCTAACGGCTGGAATAATGCCGGTACGGGTCACTCGGCCTTCATGGAACTCAACTACACGCCGGATAATCCTGACGGCCCAATCAATATCAGCAAAGCGCTGGAAATTACCGAAGCCTTTGAAGTCTCACGCCAGTTCTGGTCCTATCAGGTGAAAAACGGCGTGCTGAATAATCCGCACTCCTTCATTAACAGTGTGCCGCACATCAGCTTTGTCTGGGGCGATGAGAACACTGCCTTCCTGAAGCACCGCTATGATGCAATGCAGCACAGCACGCTGTACCGTGGCATGGAGTTCTCTGACGATCCCAATACGATCAAAGAGTGGGCTCCGCTGGTGATGGAAGGTCGCGATCCGGCTCAGAAGATTGCGGCGACTCGCATGCCTATCGGTACTGACGTGAACTACGGTGAAATCACACGTCAGCTGGTTGGTGCGATGAAAACCAAGTCCAACTTTGCGCTGCACCTGAATTCAGAAGTGCGTGATATCAAGCGTAACGCGGACAACACCTGGAGCGTGACTTACGCCGATCTGAAGAACGGCGAGAAAGAGAGCGTGATTAAGGCGAAGTTCGTCTTTATCGGTGCGGGTGGGGCGGCGCTGCCGCTGCTGCAGAAATCCGGTATTCCTGAGGCCGACCTGTACGGTGGCTTCCCGGTTGGTGGTGAATTCCTGGTGACAGAAAACCCGGAAATCGTGAAGCGCCACATGGCAAAAGTTTACGGTAAAGCCTCCGTGGGCGCGCCGCCGATGTCCGTTCCTCATCTTGATACGCGTATTTTTGATGGTAAACCGGTACTGCTGTTCGGGCCGTTTGCTACCTTCTCCAGCAAGTTCCTGAAAAACGGTTCGCTGTGGGATCTGGTTGGTTCCGTGACCTTCTCCAACATTATGCCGATGACGCACGTAGGTCTGGATAACTTCGATCTGGTGAAGTATCTGGTCGGTCAGGTCATGATGGATGACGACGATCGTTTCGCCTCGTTGCAGGAATACTTCCCTAACGCGAAGAAAGAAGACTGGAGACTGGCGATTGCTGGCCAGCGCGTTCAGGTTATCAAGAAGGATGATGAGAAGGGCGGCGTACTGAAGCTGGGTACGGAAATCGTCAGCTCTCAGGATGGTTCGATTGCGGCACTGCTGGGCGCTTCTCCGGGCGCGTCTACCGCTGCGCCGATTATGCTGAGCCTGCTGGAAAAAGTGTTTAAAGATAAAGTTGCAACGCCAGAGTGGCAGAGCAAACTGAAAGAGATCGTTCCATCTTATGGCCAGAAGCTGGACGGTAATATTGAAATGACCAATAAAATCCGCAGCTATACCAGCAGCACGCTGGGTCTGGATTATATTGAGGTTAAACCTGAATAA
- the mlaA gene encoding phospholipid-binding lipoprotein MlaA, protein MNYRLSGVVFASVLLIGCASSGDRDQEGRSDPLEGFNRTMFSFNYDVLDPYLVRPAAVAWRDYVPKPARNGLGNFFSNLEEPATMVNYFVEGKPYKAMIHFNRFFLNTLLGMGGLIDVASMANPKLAKEESRRFGSTLGNYGVGYGPYVVVPGYGSVTPREDGGGVVDTLYPMLSYLTFWMSAGKWAIEGIETRAQLLDSDGLLRNSSDPYLMMREAYFQRHDFLASDGQITPQKNPNAAAIEDSLDEIDSAQ, encoded by the coding sequence ATGAATTACCGCCTGAGTGGGGTGGTGTTTGCCAGCGTGTTACTGATCGGCTGCGCCAGTTCCGGGGATCGCGATCAAGAAGGTCGTTCCGATCCGCTTGAAGGCTTTAACCGTACCATGTTCAGCTTTAATTATGACGTTCTGGATCCTTATCTGGTGCGTCCTGCGGCTGTTGCCTGGCGCGATTATGTACCGAAGCCTGCGCGTAACGGACTAGGGAATTTCTTCAGCAACCTGGAAGAGCCCGCAACGATGGTGAACTACTTCGTTGAAGGCAAACCGTATAAAGCGATGATTCACTTTAACCGTTTCTTCCTGAATACCTTGCTCGGGATGGGTGGTCTGATTGACGTCGCGTCAATGGCGAATCCGAAACTGGCGAAAGAAGAGTCTCGCCGTTTTGGTAGCACATTGGGTAATTATGGCGTGGGTTACGGGCCTTATGTCGTGGTACCCGGCTACGGTAGCGTGACGCCTCGTGAAGACGGCGGTGGCGTAGTGGATACGCTGTATCCGATGCTGAGCTATCTGACGTTTTGGATGTCCGCAGGCAAGTGGGCTATCGAAGGGATAGAAACGCGAGCGCAGCTGTTGGATTCCGACGGTTTACTGCGTAACTCTTCCGATCCTTACCTGATGATGCGTGAAGCCTACTTCCAACGGCATGATTTCCTTGCCAGCGATGGGCAAATCACCCCGCAGAAGAACCCGAATGCGGCAGCGATCGAAGACTCACTCGACGAGATCGATTCAGCGCAATAG
- a CDS encoding GNAT family N-acetyltransferase, which translates to MNIRLAALEDISVIHFLNKYALHYDYPLEEAEQHLRYLLSSPTNQLFVAEIEEEVVGYVHVAEYISSYGPRLVNILALAVRNDVQRKGIGKALMEQAAHWANATGAAGIRLNSGESRIEAHRFYEHMGFKKIKNQASFRKMLGDEE; encoded by the coding sequence ATGAATATTCGGCTGGCTGCATTAGAAGATATTTCAGTTATTCATTTTTTGAATAAATACGCACTGCACTATGATTATCCGCTTGAAGAGGCAGAACAACATCTGCGTTATTTACTTTCGTCACCGACTAACCAGCTATTTGTCGCTGAAATAGAAGAAGAGGTCGTCGGCTACGTTCATGTTGCTGAGTACATTAGTTCGTATGGGCCGAGGCTGGTGAATATTTTGGCGCTGGCCGTCAGGAACGATGTTCAAAGAAAAGGCATTGGAAAAGCGCTGATGGAACAGGCTGCACATTGGGCTAATGCTACTGGTGCCGCAGGCATACGGTTGAACTCAGGCGAAAGCAGGATAGAAGCTCACCGTTTTTATGAGCACATGGGTTTCAAAAAAATAAAGAATCAGGCGTCGTTTAGAAAAATGCTTGGTGATGAAGAGTAG
- a CDS encoding lysozyme inhibitor LprI family protein, with amino-acid sequence MELKMIKIIIKSLLLIMLSSHYVNANNLVCRSPLVIQSLIKEDQEKAQPIRDRVSLETIKKIEFEYDIIITKLKTKNNLSCFGKAKIKIPSDVSNFLKYYPIMESGDPKAKSIYLLNIPPHKKESEYITLDRVYYNVHIADNQQETNIMYPHDESVSRTLYGLAWLQENAARLEEQSPRFKYKKAIIEFTDADNALNIYWSNLPDYIKGQLKEDARQWIKNKNKKCGAIETIANNNRSMEDRAKIYTCQEQMTRERLVQLGLTENKDKK; translated from the coding sequence ATGGAATTGAAAATGATAAAAATCATAATAAAATCTCTATTATTGATAATGCTTTCATCACACTATGTTAATGCAAATAATCTTGTGTGTCGTAGTCCTCTCGTCATTCAGTCATTAATCAAAGAAGATCAAGAGAAAGCACAACCCATCAGAGACCGGGTCTCTTTAGAAACAATTAAAAAAATTGAATTTGAATATGACATCATTATCACAAAACTTAAAACAAAAAATAACCTGAGCTGCTTTGGCAAAGCCAAGATAAAAATCCCATCCGATGTGTCAAATTTTTTAAAATACTATCCTATTATGGAGAGCGGAGATCCTAAAGCAAAAAGCATTTACCTTCTCAATATTCCCCCACACAAAAAAGAATCTGAATACATCACATTAGACCGTGTTTATTATAATGTTCATATTGCTGATAATCAGCAAGAAACCAATATTATGTATCCACACGATGAGTCAGTCTCACGTACACTTTATGGCCTGGCCTGGTTACAAGAAAATGCGGCAAGACTGGAAGAACAATCACCACGCTTTAAATATAAAAAAGCAATCATAGAGTTCACTGACGCTGATAATGCATTAAATATTTACTGGAGTAACCTGCCCGATTATATTAAAGGACAACTGAAAGAGGATGCACGGCAGTGGATAAAAAACAAAAATAAAAAATGCGGTGCAATAGAAACTATCGCGAATAACAACCGCTCAATGGAAGATCGGGCAAAAATTTATACCTGCCAAGAGCAGATGACGAGGGAAAGGCTGGTGCAGCTTGGATTGACTGAAAACAAGGACAAGAAATGA